A region of Dioscorea cayenensis subsp. rotundata cultivar TDr96_F1 chromosome 5, TDr96_F1_v2_PseudoChromosome.rev07_lg8_w22 25.fasta, whole genome shotgun sequence DNA encodes the following proteins:
- the LOC120261727 gene encoding protein disulfide-isomerase-like, whose amino-acid sequence MAVSRVWIHFAVAVLLLCVSPLRAEETAEESVVEEPSFVLTLDSGNFSETVAKHRFIVVEFYAPWCGHCKSLAPEYEKAAAILSKHDPPVILAKVDANEEANRDLASKYDVKGYPTLKIIRNEGQSIEDFKGPRDAEGIVEYLKKQVGPASSEIKSSDDAISLLDEKKVVIVGIFPDFAGEKFENYITVAEKLRSDYDFRHTSDAKLLPRGDSTVKHPTVRLLKPFDELVVDTEDFQVDALVSFIEVSSTPVVTMFNKDPSNHPYVIKFFNSPNDKAMLFLNFSNEDFEDFKSKYQSAAEHYKGQNISFLIGDIDASQGAFQFFGLNEEQVPLVIVINSDGQKYLKANVKPDQIAPWLQEFKDGSLTPFKKSEPIPEVNDEPVKVVVANTLDDVVFKSGKNVLLEFYAPWCGHCKKLAPILDEVAVSFQNDADVIIAKMDATANDVPNEFEVQGYPTLFFSSASNKLVQYDGDRTAEDMINFIQKNRVTDKDKDAAVDPVESVEPVEPDSIKDEL is encoded by the exons atGGCGGTCTCTAGGGTTTGGATCCACTTCGCCGTAGCCGTTCTGCTACTCTGCGTCTCGCCGTTGAGGGCGGAGGAGACTGCGGAGGAGAGTGTAGTGGAGGAGCCTTCTTTTGTTCTTACTCTGGACTCGGGGAACTTCTCTGAGACTGTAGCCAAGCACCGTTTCATCGTGGTCGAGTTCTATGCGCCTTG GTGTGGGCACTGTAAGAGTCTTGCTCCTGAG TATGAGAAGGCGGCGGCAATTCTTAGCAAGCACGACCCTCCTGTTATTCTTGCAAAGGTTGATGCCAATGAGGAAGCAAACAGGGATCTTGCCTCGAAATATGATGTGAAAGGTTATCCGACACTTAAGATTATAAGGAATGAGGGGCAGAGCATTGAAGATTTTAAAGGCCCTCGAGATGCAGAAGGTATAGTTGAATATCTGAAGAAGCAGGTTGGTCCTGCATCTTCTGAGATCAAATCGTCTGATGATGCCATTAGTCTTCTTGATGAGAAGAAAGTTGTTATT GTGGGGATATTTCCTGACTTTGCTGGCGAGAAGTTTGAAAACTATATTACCGTAGCTGAAAAATTGCGTTCAGATTATGATTTTCGCCACACTTCTGATGCTAAACTCCTTCCCCGTGGAGATTCCACTGTAAAACATCCCACAGTTAGATTACTTAAGCCTTTTGATGAACTTGTTGTTGACACCGAG GATTTTCAAGTGGATGCTTTAGTGAGCTTTATTGAAGTTTCCAGTACGCCTGTTGTAACCATGTTTAACAAGGATCCCTCTAATCATCCATATGTTATAAAATTCTTCAACAGCCCTAATGACAAG GCTATGCTCTTTCTCAACTTCAGCAATGAGGATTTCGAAGATTTCAAGTCCAAGTATCAAAGTGCTGCTGAGCATTACAAAGGGCAGAACATAAGCTTTCTTATTGGTGATATTGATGCCAGTCAAGGTGCCTTCCAG TTCTTTGGACTTAACGAGGAGCAGGTGCCCCTTGTCATTGTAATAAATTCTGATGGCCAGAAATATCTAAAGGCTAATGTGAAACCTGATCAAATTGCCCCTTGGCTGCAGGAGTTCAAG GATGGAAGTTTGACACCATTTAAAAAATCAGAGCCTATCCCTGAGGTTAATGATGAACCAGTGAAGGTGGTTGTGGCCAACACCCTGGATGATGTAGTTTTCAAGTCTGGAAAGAATG TTCTGCTTGAATTTTATGCCCCCTGGTGTGGACATTGCAAGAAACTAGCTCCTATTTTAGATGAAGTAGCGGTCTCTTTTCAAAACGATGCTGATGTGATCATTGCAAAGATG GATGCAACTGCAAATGATGTTCCAAATGAGTTTGAGGTCCAAGGTTATCCTACCCTCTTCTTTTCATCAGCCAGCAACAAGCTCGTCCAGTACGATGGCGATAGAACAGCAGAAGACATGATCAATTTCATACAGAAAAACAGGGTGACCGACAAAGATAAGGATGCTGCAGTCGACCCAGTTGAATCAGTTGAACCAGTTGAACCTGACTCCATTAAGGATGAACTGTAA
- the LOC120260470 gene encoding cx9C motif-containing protein 4, mitochondrial: MRPIVFLFSFVSPETKLSRWESMATGDQKKNKEPCKKEACDIQACLTKNNFNPQRCLKVIELLQSCCEKCDYNSTHCASLSGLLKSNTKRNL, from the exons ATGAGACCTATCGTGTTTCTCTTCTCCTTCGTTTCTCCGGAGACGAAGCTCTCGAGGTGGGAATCCATGGCGACTGGCGAccagaagaagaacaaagagcCGTGCAAGAAGGAGGCATGCGACATCCAAGCTTGCCTCACTAAGAACAATTTCAATCCTCAGAG GTGCCTCAAGGTCATTGAGTTGCTGCAATCGTGCTGTGAGAAATGCGATTATAATTCGACTcattgtgcttctctttctggACTCCTGAAATCAAACACCAAACGAAATTTGTAA
- the LOC120260558 gene encoding probably inactive leucine-rich repeat receptor-like protein kinase At2g25790, producing MNSSCTSFQRLSHQVFHCCKLSEDPEQEAMKSYSTVLLPFLLCFLLNICSLVEGMSSVSSSSLSGNQINTMFNLYDTLSAILSPKSSLETNYDRNPCSWTSWVTCSTSSSSSSLQVTGINLSGHDLSTETTKNTSFFSLLCQIDSLQYLSLSNNMFDSLPDSFLSNCSARSRLKFLDISFNKLSGQLPNLSQFTGLVSLDLSRNNLSGKVDRQLHGLVLLKSLNLYFNSITGNLPMNLSLALEELILSYNKFEGSIPREMFRHANLSVLDLSQNQLSGSITDGIEGLLKLEELLLSGNYLAGELPMIKTLSWFAADNNYFNGSIPSGITTNLQFLDLSYNNLTGVLPNNFLSHGSLEHLDLTANSLEGHIPQISGNCLTKLNQLKLGQNKLNGSIPPAIGELSGLMYLELNDNQFEGDIPVQWQKCKNLSRLNLAGNKLHGTLPKDFGSLGELKVLRLQMNNLDGSIPDEIYKLVNLHILDLSLNSFTGGISPLISSLKNISFLNMNGNKLGGRIPDSVGNIGPYLIELQIANNKFKGSIPQMSSNSQMTTLNLSSNLYMGPLPESLTELSSLKVLDLSNNKFTGGIPASFTTMQSLTTLDLSNNQLSGILPNFTKWVNVITTGNDIQNVTYPTQSKTINLSVVLVVAICSCVGFSLFFGVITFLSLEVPIRKRNVI from the coding sequence ATGAACTCTAGTTGCACTTCTTTCCAACGTCTTTCACACCAAGTATTTCATTGTTGCAAGTTATCAGAAGATCCAGAACAAGAAGCCATGAAGAGCTATTCTACTGTTCTCCTTCCCTTCTTGCTATGCTTCTTACTGAACATTTGTTCATTGGTTGAAGGAATGAGTAGTGTCTCCTCTTCTTCACTTTCTGGAAACCAAATCAACACCATGTTCAATCTCTATGACACTCTCTCCGCCATACTATCCCCCAAGTCATCTTTGGAAACTAACTATGATCGCAATCCTTGTTCATGGACTTCTTGGGTGACTTGTTCTACAtcgtcatcttcttcatctttgcaAGTGACTGGCATCAATCTATCTGGGCATGATCTCTCAACAGAAACCACCAAGAACAcctccttcttctcccttctctGCCAGATTGATTCCTTGCAGTACCTAAGCCTCTCAAACAACATGTTTGATTCCCTTCCTGACTCCTTCCTCTCCAACTGCTCTGCCCGCTCTCGACTCAAATTCCTCGATATTAGCTTTAACAAGTTGTCTGGCCAGCTGCCAAACCTTTCACAGTTCACTGGTTTGGTGAGTCTTGATCTTTCTAGGAATAACTTGTCTGGAAAGGTAGACAGGCAGTTGCATGGTCTTGTATTGTTGAAGAGCTTGAACTTGTACTTTAACTCCATTACTGGAAACCTTCCAATGAATTTGAGCTTAGCTCTTGAGGAACTGATTTTATCATACAATAAGTTTGAGGGTTCAATCCCCAGGGAGATGTTCAGACATGCCAACCTGAGTGTCCTGGACCTCAGTCAGAATCAGCTCTCTGGGTCTATTACTGATGGAATTGAAGGGTTGCTCAAGCTTGAAGAACTACTCCTTTCTGGCAATTATCTAGCAGGGGAACTCCCCATGATTAAGACACTCTCCTGGTTTGCTGCCGATAACAACTATTTTAATGGAAGTATTCCTTCTGGGATCACTACAAATTTGCAATTCTTGGACTTGAGTTACAACAATCTTACTGGAGTTCTGCCAAACAATTTTCTTTCTCACGGCAGTTTAGAGCATCTCGATTTGACTGCCAATTCCCTTGAAGGTCACATCCCGCAAATTTCAGGTAATTGTTTGACAAAACTTAACCAGTTAAAGCTTGGTCAGAACAAGCTCAATGGGAGCATTCCTCCGGCAATTGGTGAGCTATCAGGTCTGATGTATTTGGAGTTGAATGACAACCAATTTGAAGGAGATATCCCCGTTCAGTGGCAGAAGTGTAAAAATCTTTCTCGTCTGAATTTAGCAGGAAACAAATTGCATGGTACATTACCAAAGGACTTTGGAAGTCTTGGTGAATTGAAGGTCTTGCGGCTTCAAATGAATAATCTTGATGGTAGCATCCCTGACGAAATTTATAAGTTGGTGAACTTGCATATTTTGGATCTTAGCCTAAATTCCTTTACCGGTGGGATATCTCCATTGATTTCTAGCTTGAAGAACATTTCATTCTTAAACATGAATGGCAACAAGCTCGGAGGAAGGATACCTGATTCAGTTGGTAACATAGGACCATATCTGATTGAACTCCAAATAGCCAACAACAAGTTCAAAGGAAGTATTCCTCAAATGTCCAGCAACTCACAGATGACTACTCTCAACCTCAGCAGCAACCTATACATGGGGCCTTTACCTGAATCTCTTACTGAATTGTCCTCTTTGAAGGTTCTTGATCTCTCGAACAATAAGTTTACTGGTGGCATTCCAGCTTCTTTTACTACAATGCAAAGCCTGACAACATTGGACCTTTCCAATAATCAGCTTTCTGGCATCCTTCCAAACTTTACCAAGTGGGTGAATGTCATTACCACTGGAAACGATATACAAAATGTTACATATCCGACTCAATCAAAGACAATTAATTTATCCGTTGTCCTTGTAGTTGCCATATGTTCCTGTGTTGGCTTTAGTTTGTTCTTTGGAGTGATTACATTTTTGAGTTTGGAAGTGCCCATTCGCAAGCGCaatgtaatataa
- the LOC120260469 gene encoding uncharacterized protein LOC120260469, protein MDEFSFPTIVGEPENPHNPPFPHFATLPVWFVTGAQRPHQSSPETQTDSHARNEEEEEDESECLVDEEERMDMLWEDFNEELHKDVTREEMSSSSDAESGMAQHGAVELCCVPKTRNMLRHQRPSLVIMLKVLKKLILIQKTSASKKASIYQV, encoded by the coding sequence atggatGAATTCAGTTTCCCGACGATCGTTGGTGAGCCAGAGAACCCCCACAACCCCCCTTTCCCTCACTTTGCCACCTTGCCGGTGTGGTTTGTCACCGGTGCTCAACGACCACATCAGAGCTCCCCGGAGACTCAGACGGATTCACAtgcaagaaatgaagaagaggaagaagacgaGAGTGAGTGTCTTGTTGATGAGGAGGAAAGGATGGACATGTTATGGGAGGACTTTAATGAGGAGCTGCACAAAGATGTTACCAGAGAAGAGATGAGCTCTAGCTCCGATGCTGAATCTGGAATGGCGCAGCACGGTGCGGTGGAGCTCTGTTGTGTGCCCAAGACCCGAAACATGCTTCGCCACCAAAGACCGAGCTTGGTGATAATGCTGAAGGTGCTGAAGAAACTGATCTTGATTCAGAAGACTAGCGCGTCCAAGAAGGCATCAATTTATCAAGTATGA
- the LOC120261454 gene encoding probable leucine-rich repeat receptor-like protein kinase At2g33170 codes for MKRFVLVFLFPCFLCFLFSICLLVEGRNNISFSPLSEDQNNIMSNLSTILSHQPSFKTNSNPNPCSWTSWVICSTSSSSSSSLEVTGINLSEYGLSTETTKNTSFFSLLCQIDSLQSLNLSHNNFESLPDSFLSNNCTASSRLRILDISFNQLSGQLPNLSQFTALVSLNLSMNKLSGNIDRQLHGLVLLKSLNLRNNFITGNLPMNLSSALEELLLSYNKFEGSIPGEMFKYANLDVLDLSQNQLNGFIPDGIERLQKLKKIFLSGNNLAGELPSNMAMIKTLSQFAANKNHFNGRIPSGITTNLQFLDLSYNNLAGDLPHDLLSHGSLGHLDLTNNFLSGPIPPISGNLLTNLTRLRLGQNKLNGSIPPAIGDISGLMYLELNDNHFEGYIPVQLQNCKNLSLLNLAGNNLTGAFPKELASLTQLQVLKLQMNNLNGSIPDEIYQLANLSTLNLSRNGFTGGISASISNLKKIAFLNLNDNKLGGLIPDSIGNIGPSLIELQLANNKFNGSVPSMSRDSQMTTLNLSSNLLMGPLPESLSVLNNLEVLDLSDNNFTGDIPSSFTGLGSLTILDLSNNHLTGILPNFPKYVNVIITGNNIQNVTNPNTPTPSQSRRRTNVLVVVVAVVGSVVVFGLFAALLFFVVSQRFNRVEDEDPLVRYNPSQVIKGCFITSNNTHRSNIDFMKAMVAVSNPENVVLKTRFATHYKAVMANVSTYTVKKLNWGDKMFQMGSHEKFEEELQVLGKLSNSNVMVPLAYALTQDNAYLFYENVHKGTVFDFLHKGLETALDWSSRYSIALGVAQGLTFLHGCTQPVVLLDLSTKSIHLKSLKEPQIGDIELCKVIDSFKSFGSLSAIAGSVGYMPPEYPYTMRVTMAGNVYSFGVILLELLTGKPPVSKGIELAKWALSYSARTIGKDQILDSSIKRTSPEVHSQMLSVLKVALSCVCASPESRPKMRNVLRMLFNAR; via the exons ATGAAGAGGTTTGTTCTTGTATTCCTCTTCCCCTGTTTTCTCTGTTTCTTGTTTTccatttgtttattggttgaagGAAGGAATAACATCTCCTTTTCACCACTTTCTGAAGACCAAAACAACATTATGTCCAATCTCTCCACAATACTATCCCACCAACCATCTTTTAAAACCAATTCTAATCCCAATCCTTGTTCATGGACTTCTTGGGTGATTTGTTCTACAtcatcctcatcttcttcatctttggaAGTGACTGGAATCAATCTATCTGAGTATGGTTTATCCACAGAAACCACCAAGAACACCTCCTTCTTCTCCCTGCTCTGCCAAATTGATTCTTTGCAGTCCCTAAACCTCTCACACAACAACTTTGAGTCTCTTCCTGATTCATTCTTGTCCAACAACTGCACTGCCAGCTCTCGACTCAGAATCCTTGATATTAGCTTTAACCAGTTGTCTGGCCAGCTGCCGAACCTTTCACAGTTTACTGCTTTGGTGAGTCTTAATCTTTCTATGAATAAGTTGTCTGGAAATATAGATAGACAGTTGCATGGTCTTGTGTTGTTGAAAAGCTTGAACTTGCGCAATAACTTCATAACTGGCAACCTTCCAATGAATTTGAGCTCAGCTCTGGAGGAACTACTTCTATCATACAATAAGTTTGAGGGTTCAATCCCTGGGGAGATGTTCAAATATGCCAACCTTGATGTCCTGGACCTCAGTCAGAATCAGCTGAATGGGTTTATTCCTGATGGAATTGAAAGGCTGCAAAAGCTTAAAAAAATCTTCCTTTCTGGCAATAATCTAGCAGGGGAACTCCCTTCAAATATGGCCATGATTAAGACACTGTCCCAGTTTGCTGCCAATAAGAACCATTTCAATGGAAGGATTCCTTCTGGAATCACAACAAATTTGCAGTTCTTGGACTTGAGTTACAACAACCTTGCTGGAGATCTGCCACATGATCTTCTTTCCCACGGCAGTTTGGGGCATCTTGATTTGACTAACAATTTTCTTAGCGGCCCCATCCCGCCTATTTCAGGAAATTTACTGACCAACCTTACACGGTTAAGGCTCGGTCAGAATAAGCTCAATGGGAGCATTCCTCCGGCAATTGGCGATATATCGGGTCTGATGTATTTGGAGTTGAATGATAACCACTTTGAAGGATATATCCCTGTGCAGTTGCAGAATTGTAAAAATCTTTCTCTTCTGAATTTAGCTGGAAACAATTTAACTGGTGCATTCCCAAAGGAGTTGGCAAGTCTTACTCAGTTGCAGGTCTTGAAGCTCCAAATGAATAACCTTAATGGTAGCATCCCTGATGAAATTTATCAGTTAGCAAACTTGAGTACTTTGAATCTCAGCCGGAATGGTTTTACTGGTGGGATATCTGCGTCGATTTCTAACTTGAAGAAGATTGCATTCTTGAACTTGAATGACAACAAGCTCGGTGGATTGATACCTGATTCAATTGGTAACATAGGACCATCTCTGATTGAACTCCAACTAGCCAATAACAAGTTCAATGGAAGCGTTCCTTCAATGTCCAGGGACTCGCAGATGACTACTCTCAACCTCAGTAGCAACCTACTCATGGGGCCTTTACCTGAATCTCTTTCTGTATTGAACAATTTGGAGGTTCTTGATCTCTCGGACAACAACTTTACTGGTGACATTCCATCCTCTTTCACTGGGTTGGGAAGCCTGACAATACTAGACCTTTCCAATAATCATCTTACTGGCATCCTTCCAAACTTTCCCAAGTATGTGAATGTCATTATCACTGGAAACAATATACAAAATGTTACAAATCCGAACACTCCAACTCCATCTCAATCAAGGAGAAGAACCAATGTTCTTGTTGTCGTTGTTGCTGTTGTGGGTTCCGTGGTAGTTTTTGGCTTGTTTGCtgctcttctcttttttgtgGTATCACAGCGGTTCAATCGTGTTGAAGATGAAGACCCCCTGGTCAGATACAATCCTTCCCAGGTGATCAAGGGCTGCTTCATAACTTCAAACAATACTCACAGATCGAACATCGACTTCATGAAAGCAATGGTAGCAGTTAGCAATCCAGAGAACGTAGTGCTGAAAACAAGGTTCGCAACACACTACAAAGCTGTCATGGCCAACGTGTCGACCTATACTGTCAAGAAACTAAACTGGGGCGACAAAATGTTTCAGATGGGGAGTCATGAAAAGTTCGAAGAAGAACTCCAAGTCTTAGGCAAGCTGAGCAATTCAAATGTGATGGTTCCATTAGCATATGCCTTGACACAAGATAATGCATACCTTTTCTATGAAAATGTACACAAAGGGACCGTATTCGATTTCCTTCACAAAGGTTTGGAGACCGCTTTGGATTGGTCATCACGATACAGTATCGCATTGGGTGTAGCTCAAGGATTGACATTCCTCCATGGCTGCACTCAGCCGGTTGTCCTCCTCGATCTCTCAACAAAGAGCATCCACTTGAAGTCACTGAAGGAGCCACAAATCGGCGACATTGAGCTCTGCAAAGTCATAGATTCATTTAAGAGTTTCGGCAGTCTATCTGCAATTGCAGGCTCTGTTGGTTACATGCCTCCAG AGTACCCGTATACAATGCGAGTGACAATGGCCGGCAATGTGTATAGTTTCGGTGTCATCTTGCTCGAGCTGCTGACCGGGAAGCCACCGGTGAGCAAAGGGATAGAACTCGCAAAATGGGCTCTGAGTTATTCGGCTAGGACAATCGGAAAGGATCAGATTCTGGATTCTAGCATTAAAAGAACATCACCAGAGGTTCATAGTCAGATGCTATCAGTGTTGAAGGTTGCTTTGAGTTGTGTTTGTGCATCTCCTGAGTCCAGGCCTAAAATGAGAAATGTTCTCAGGATGCTATTCAATGCAAggtaa
- the LOC120260207 gene encoding acyl-coenzyme A thioesterase 13 yields MDSQEKVKKSLEAAGEEIVSTATLNSLPPRFYDAFIVKGLRIDAIEHGRVLCSMTVPPRLLNTGNFLHGGATASLVDIVGSAAFYSVGVVSSGVSLEISISYLDSAFVNEEIEIEAKVLRAGKAVGVSTVEIRKKKTGKLIAQGRHTKYLAASSKL; encoded by the exons ATGGATTCGCAGGAGAAGGTGAAGAAGTCCCTCGAGGCCGCCGGCGAGGAGATCGTCTCCACGGCCACACTCAACTCCTTGCCTCCCCGCTTCTACGATGCCTTCATCGTCAAAGGTCTCCGCATAGACGCCATCGAGCATGGCCGCGTCCTCTGCTCCATGACCGTCCCTCCCCGCCTACTC AATACGGGGAATTTCCTGCACGGGGGCGCAACGGCGTCGCTGGTTGATATCGTGGGATCGGCGGCTTTCTATAGTGTTGGGGTGGTGAGCAGTGGTGTCTCCCTTGAGATCAGTATCTCTTATCTCGACTCCGCTTTCGTCAAT gAAGAGATTGAGATTGAAGCCAAGGTTTTGCGAGCTGGAAAGGCCGTCGGAGTTTCCACAGTGGAGATCCGAAAGAAGAAGACCGGAAAGTTAATAGCTCAGGGCCGGCATACCAAGTATCTCGCTGCAAGCAGCAAGCTATGA
- the LOC120261845 gene encoding protein ALTERED PHOSPHATE STARVATION RESPONSE 1-like, with translation MGCAGSKEEDSPVLALCRERRDLIRAAVDGRYALASAHAAYFHALAAVGDALHRFARDELIPISSSPSSPHLTLPSSEGKPKPSRSSSNGAASSSSSATPLSHSLSFDGSHIHLSSDPPSEHNVEGERDDVRTRSPSPSPSPSRAAPSAMPSPYYNYMRSSAIPTMVYEENPYAYSYAGYGGYGYSYPPYGDPIGSPDPPGTDAARRDSSPPPPPPPAGSAWDFFNPFDSYEQYMPEYSQFRMSSVVSSPDSDEVREKEGIPDLEDEMEPEPVKKMEKEKKVIEEDSGAGTSKAVAPEQEKEEVKDVVEEKESKESASEGEKSKGSGSGTEEGHVRRKSVSFEEDASLATEASGVTALSVHATRNVMEAVEEIKEQFKLASRFGQELSVMLEVGKMRYRSANGILRAIFSWILDFMALPVLVSSQNSYGSVLERNNMGHAASESHTNMKFSNLSSTLEKLYEWEKKLYKEIKEEERLRVIYDKKYMELKALDDSGAESNKIDSVRESIRILRTKISIVLKSVDVISIRMHKVRDEELQPQLVELIQGLIRMWKFVLECHQKQFQAIVESQNQNFMAKTAIQRNSVDKATIELERELLHWCSSFNEWIQSQKTYIETLNGWLIRWLPREEEVTPDGVVPFSPSRIGAPAIFIISNDWFHAMQRISEVEVIRTMRAFAANVHQLWESQDEEQRQKLKAEYLSRDYSRRLKSLYQENSNLNVILASENNQAPIDDRVLALDSIKKRVEEERAKHAEAVKQVQEVASGSLRNGLVPIFEALKNFTSDTLKAYEGLRMPDEIAQSAGTT, from the exons ATGGGCTGCGCGGGGTCCAAGGAGGAGGACTCGCCGGTGCTGGCCCTTTGCCGGGAGCGCCGGGACCTGATCCGCGCTGCCGTCGATGGCCGCTACGCTCTTGCCTCCGCCCACGCCGCCTATTTCCACGCCCTCGCTGCTGTCGGCGATGCCCTCCACCGCTTCGCCCGTGACGAGCTTATCCCTAtctcttcctctccttcttccCCTCACCTCACTCTTCCCTCCTCTGAAGGTAAACCGAAGCCGTCTAGATCGTCCTCCAATGGTGCtgcgtcttcgtcttcgtctgcCACTCCACTCTCGCATTCCCTCTCCTTTGATGGCTCTCATATCCATTTATCTTCCGATCCTCCATCGGAACACAACGTCGAAGGTGAACGTGATGATGTTCGAACTCGATCGCCGTCGCCTTCACCGTCTCCATCACGGGCGGCTCCTTCGGCTATGCCGAGCCCGTACTATAACTACATGAGATCATCTGCGATCCCTACCATGGTATATGAAGAGAACCCCTACGCGTATTCCTATGCGGGATACGGTGGTTATGGGTATAGCTACCCGCCTTATGGTGATCCTATTGGATCGCCGGATCCGCCGGGGACGGATGCTGCTCGCCGTGATTCCTCTCCTCCCCCACCTCCTCCCCCAGCGGGCTCGGCTTGGGATTTCTTCAACCCGTTCGATTCGTATGAGCAGTATATGCCGGAATATTCACAGTTTCGGATGAGCTCGGTGGTGAGTAGCCCGGATTCGGATGAGGTGAGAGAGAAGGAGGGCATTCCTGATTTGGAGGACGAGATGGAGCCTGAGCCagtgaagaagatggagaaggagaaaaAGGTAATAGAGGAGGACTCTGGCGCTGGGACTTCAAAGGCCGTGGCTCCGgaacaagaaaaagaggagGTGAAGGACGTggtggaggagaaggagagCAAGGAGAGTGCCTCTGAAGGTGAAAAATCTAAGGGGAGTGGGTCGGGAACAGAGGAAGGACATGTAAGGCGGAAAAGTGTGAGCTTTGAAGAGGATGCGTCACTAGCTACGGAGGCGAGTGGTGTGACGGCATTGTCAGTGCACGCGACGAGGAATGTTATGGAAGCTGTGGAGGAGATCAAGGAGCAGTTTAAGTTGGCTTCAAGGTTTGGGCAGGAGCTATCGGTAATGCTTGAAGTTGGCAAGATGCGGTACCGCAGTGCCAATGGAATTCTGAGAG CAATCTTTTCCTGGATCTTGGATTTCATGGCTCTGCCAGTCTTGGTGTCTTCCCAAAATTCTTATGGTAGTGTGTTGGAAAGGAACAATATGGGTCATGCAGCTTCTGAAAGTCACACTAATATGAAGTTTAGCAACCTTTCATCAACTCTGGAGAAGTTGTATGAATGGGAGAAGAAGCTTTATAAGGAAATTAAG GAGGAAGAAAGACTTCGGGTCATTTATGATAAGAAGTACATGGAACTGAAAGCTTTGGATGACAGTGGAGCCGAGTCAAACAAGATTGATTCTGTTCGGGAATCAATAAGAATTCTTCGCACAAAAATAAGCATTGTTCTCAAATCTGTGGATGTCATTTCAATAAGGATGCACAAAGTTAGAGATGAAGAGTTGCAACCTCAACTGGTTGAGTTAATTCAAGG GTTGATAAGAATGTGGAAATTTGTGCTCGAATGCCATCAAAAGCAATTTCAGGCCATAGTTGAAAgccaaaatcaaaattttatggcTAAAACAGCAATCCAAAGAAATTCTGTAGATAAGGCCACAATAGAACTAGAACGGGAATTGTTACACTGGTGTTCTTCTTTCAATGAGTGGATCCAAAGCCAGAAAACTTATATCGAAACCCTGAATGGATGGCTGATTAGGTGGCTTCCTCGAGAAGAGGAAGTAACACCTGATGGTGTTGTACCTTTCTCACCTAGCAGAATTGGAGCTCCggccatttttatcatatccaaTGATTGGTTCCATGCTATGCAAAGGATCTCAGAGGTTGAGGTCATTAGAACAATGCGTGCTTTTGCTGCAAATGTGCATCAACTTTGGGAGAGTCAAGATGAGGAACAACGACAGAAACTGAAAGCTGAATATTTGTCCAGAGATTATTCTAGGAGGCTGAAATCTCTGTATCAAGAGAACAGCAATCTGAATGTTATCTTGGCCTCTGAAAACAACCAGGCACCCATTGATGATCGTGTGTTGGCACTAGACTCGATCAAGAAAAGAGTGGAAGAAGAGAGGGCCAAACATGCAGAAGCTGTGAAGCAAGTTCAAGAAGTAGCTTCCGGCAGTTTGCGAAATGGCCTTGTGCCGATATTTGAAGCATTGAAAAATTTTACTTCAGACACATTGAAAGCATATGAAGGGCTTCGAATGCCTGATGAAATAGCACAGAGCGCCGGCACCACTTAG
- the LOC120261578 gene encoding neuronal PAS domain-containing protein 3-like — protein sequence MPASEGRAGNVCIWIIACLFFILILSGGTFLVLYITLPASPVTAWFPIAGLVLVGIPWLFWIMTCIYRSITLNISNLYESRPPNRIATVAPIGGGGGDGGGGGGGNATTPGGGNSPGGSPTSARRVRFGAATVLGSQEGAGDVSDRNVTPAPADAEPDGNNSTANSNYEGSSLNSHESERPLAFSMS from the coding sequence ATGCCGGCATCGGAGGGACGGGCCGGCAACGTATGCATCTGGATCATTGCTTgcctcttcttcatcctcattcTCTCCGGCGGAACTTTCCTAGTACTTTACATTACATTACCGGCCTCACCGGTTACCGCTTGGTTTCCAATTGCAGGTCTAGTCCTAGTGGGGATCCCCTGGTTATTTTGGATCATGACTTGTATTTATCGGTCTATCACATTAAATATATCTAATTTATATGAATCTCGTCCACCTAACCGTATAGCCACGGTTGCACCTatcggtggtggtggtggcgatGGCGGTGGTGGTGGCGGTGGCAATGCTACTACGCCAGGTGGTGGAAATTCACCTGGAGGCTCTCCAACAAGTGCGAGAAGAGTACGGTTTGGTGCGGCCACTGTTTTAGGCTCGCAAGAAGGGGCCGGAGATGTTTCCGACCGCAATGTGACTCCGGCCCCGGCCGATGCCGAACCAGATGGGAACAATTCTACTGCAAATTCAAACTATGAAGGGTCATCCCTAAATTCACATGAGAGTGAGAGGCCATTGGCTTTTTCTATGTCTtga